A window of the Bacteroides thetaiotaomicron VPI-5482 genome harbors these coding sequences:
- the folP gene encoding dihydropteroate synthase, whose protein sequence is MKLISPTYINVKGRLLDLATPQVMGILNVTPDSFYSGSRMQTQEEIAARARQIIDEGASIIDIGAYSSRPNAEHITAEEEMNRLRTGLEIVNRNHPDAIVSVDTFRADVAEQCVEEYGVAIVNDIAAGEMDNRMFETVARLGVPYIMMHMQGTPQNMQKEPHYDNLMKEVFMYFARKVQQLRELGLKDIILDPGFGFGKTLEHNYELMAHLEEFSIFELPLLVGVSRKSMIYKLLGGTPQDSLNGTTVLDTVALMKGANILRVHDVREAVEAVRIVDKLRTESEYGK, encoded by the coding sequence ATGAAATTGATCTCTCCAACTTATATAAATGTGAAAGGACGTCTGCTCGATCTTGCTACTCCGCAAGTGATGGGTATTCTCAATGTGACACCCGATTCTTTTTATTCCGGCAGCCGGATGCAGACGCAGGAGGAAATTGCAGCGAGGGCACGGCAGATCATCGATGAAGGAGCCTCTATCATTGATATCGGAGCTTACTCCTCGCGCCCGAACGCCGAACACATCACCGCCGAAGAAGAAATGAACCGCTTACGTACCGGACTGGAGATCGTAAACCGGAATCATCCGGATGCTATCGTTTCGGTCGATACTTTCCGGGCGGATGTAGCCGAACAGTGTGTGGAGGAGTATGGCGTAGCTATCGTCAATGATATCGCTGCCGGTGAGATGGACAACCGGATGTTTGAGACTGTGGCCCGCCTGGGAGTGCCTTATATCATGATGCACATGCAGGGAACTCCCCAAAATATGCAGAAAGAACCCCATTATGATAATTTGATGAAGGAAGTGTTCATGTACTTTGCTCGCAAGGTGCAACAACTTCGTGAATTGGGTCTGAAAGACATTATACTCGATCCGGGTTTTGGTTTTGGGAAGACACTGGAGCATAATTATGAGTTGATGGCTCACCTGGAAGAGTTCAGCATTTTCGAACTTCCACTGTTAGTCGGTGTTTCCCGGAAATCAATGATTTATAAACTATTGGGAGGAACTCCGCAGGATTCATTGAATGGAACAACCGTACTGGATACCGTTGCGTTAATGAAAGGAGCGAACATTCTTCGGGTGCATGACGTGCGCGAAGCGGTGGAAGCCGTCCGGATTGTGGATAAACTGAGAACTGAGAGTGAATATGGCAAATGA
- a CDS encoding sodium-dependent transporter, translating to MTKIDRANFGSKLGVILASAGSAVGLGNIWRFPYETGNHGGAAFILIYLGCVFLLGLPILIAEFLIGRRSRANTAGAYQKLAPGTHWRWVGRMGVLAAFLILSYYSVVAGWTLEYVYEALTNGFTGKTPTEFISSFQQFSSSPWRPVLWLVLFLLVTHFIIVKGVEKGIEKSSKIMMPTLFIIILILVICSVTLPGAGAGIEFLLKPDFSKVDGNVFLSAMGQAFFSLSLGMGCLCTYASYFSKETNLTKTAFSVGIIDTFVAVLAGFIIFPAAFSVGIQPDAGPSLIFITLPNVFQQAFSGVPILAYIFSVMFYVLLAMAALTSTISLHEVVTAYLHEEFNFTRGKAARLVTGGCIFLGILCSLSLGVMKGFTIFGLGIFDLFDFVTAKIMLTLGGLCISIFTGWYLDKKIVWSEITNDGSLKVPVYKLIIFILRYIAPIAISLIFINELGLIKL from the coding sequence ATGACGAAAATTGATAGAGCGAACTTCGGAAGTAAATTAGGCGTAATACTTGCTTCCGCCGGCTCGGCAGTAGGATTGGGAAACATCTGGAGATTTCCCTATGAAACGGGTAATCACGGTGGCGCAGCCTTTATACTGATCTATTTAGGATGCGTTTTCCTTTTGGGACTTCCCATTTTGATTGCCGAATTCCTAATCGGACGCCGTTCGAGGGCAAATACAGCGGGAGCCTATCAGAAATTAGCTCCCGGCACTCATTGGCGCTGGGTGGGACGCATGGGAGTCCTCGCAGCTTTTCTGATTCTCAGTTATTATTCCGTAGTGGCAGGATGGACGCTGGAGTATGTGTATGAAGCTCTTACGAACGGCTTTACGGGTAAGACTCCCACAGAATTCATCTCTTCCTTCCAGCAGTTCTCCAGCAGTCCGTGGCGACCGGTCTTGTGGTTGGTTCTGTTTCTGTTGGTTACTCATTTTATTATTGTCAAAGGCGTGGAGAAAGGTATCGAGAAATCTTCCAAGATCATGATGCCGACTCTGTTCATTATTATATTGATACTTGTAATCTGTTCGGTTACCCTGCCGGGAGCTGGTGCGGGTATCGAGTTTCTGCTGAAACCGGATTTCAGCAAGGTGGACGGAAATGTATTTCTGAGTGCGATGGGACAGGCTTTCTTCTCCCTTAGCCTGGGGATGGGATGTCTCTGCACCTACGCTTCTTATTTCAGCAAAGAAACCAATCTGACCAAGACAGCATTCAGCGTAGGGATTATAGATACATTTGTGGCAGTATTGGCAGGCTTCATTATCTTTCCGGCCGCATTTTCTGTAGGCATACAACCGGATGCGGGTCCGAGCCTTATCTTTATCACACTGCCCAATGTATTCCAGCAGGCATTCAGCGGAGTACCGATATTGGCCTATATCTTCTCCGTCATGTTCTACGTATTGCTTGCCATGGCAGCACTGACTTCCACCATTTCCCTGCACGAAGTGGTCACCGCTTATCTGCACGAAGAATTCAACTTCACACGCGGCAAGGCAGCCAGACTGGTGACCGGAGGATGTATCTTCTTAGGTATCCTTTGTTCTTTGTCGCTCGGAGTGATGAAAGGATTCACCATCTTCGGATTGGGAATCTTTGACTTATTCGACTTTGTCACGGCTAAGATCATGCTGACACTCGGCGGTCTGTGCATTTCCATCTTTACCGGATGGTATCTCGACAAGAAAATCGTCTGGTCGGAGATCACCAATGACGGTTCGCTGAAAGTTCCCGTATACAAACTGATCATCTTTATATTAAGATATATTGCACCGATTGCCATCTCTCTGATCTTTATCAATGAGTTGGGACTTATCAAACTATAA
- a CDS encoding VanZ family protein produces MLSYIKKYPISLFIILTVIYLSFFKPPKTDLNEIPNLDKLVHICMYFGMSGMLWLEFLRAHRRDDAPLWHAWVGAFLCPILFSGCVELLQEYCTTYRGGDWLDFAANSVGAILASLVAYYVVRPRMMRRE; encoded by the coding sequence ATGCTATCTTATATTAAGAAATATCCTATTTCACTTTTTATCATCTTAACTGTGATTTATCTGTCTTTCTTCAAACCTCCTAAAACGGACTTGAATGAAATCCCTAACTTAGATAAATTAGTTCACATCTGTATGTACTTTGGTATGTCAGGTATGTTATGGCTGGAATTTCTGCGGGCGCATCGTCGTGATGACGCACCGTTATGGCACGCATGGGTAGGGGCATTCCTCTGTCCCATACTGTTCAGCGGCTGTGTGGAATTGCTGCAAGAATATTGCACGACTTATCGGGGAGGAGACTGGCTGGACTTTGCCGCCAACTCGGTGGGTGCCATCCTTGCCAGTTTAGTGGCTTATTATGTGGTTCGTCCGCGAATGATGAGAAGGGAATAG
- the murF gene encoding UDP-N-acetylmuramoyl-tripeptide--D-alanyl-D-alanine ligase, with product MKLSALYQIFLDCQLVTTDSRNCPEGSLFIALKGESFNGNAFAGKALETGCAYAVIDESEYAIEGDQRYILVDDCLQTLQQLANYHRRQLGTRVIGITGTNGKTTTKELISAVLSQSHNILYTLGNLNNHIGVPSTLLRLKAEHDLAVIEMGANHPGEIKFLSEIAEPDCGIITNVGKAHLEGFGSFEGVIKTKGELYDFLRKKEGSTVFIHHDNAYLMNIAEGLNLIPYGTEDDLYVNGRITGNSPYLTFEWKAGKDGKSYQVQTQLIGEYNFPNALAAITIGRFFGVEDAKINEALAGYTPQNNRSQLKKTDDNTLIIDAYNANPTSMMAALQNFRNMEVPHKMLILGDMRELGAESAAEHQKIADYLKECAFEKVWLVGDQFAAAEHSFQTYPNVQEVIKELEADKPKGYTILIKGSNGIKLSSVVDYL from the coding sequence ATGAAACTTTCTGCTCTTTACCAGATATTTCTGGATTGCCAATTAGTGACGACCGATAGTCGGAACTGTCCTGAAGGATCACTGTTTATCGCTCTGAAAGGCGAGTCATTCAATGGAAACGCTTTTGCCGGAAAAGCATTGGAAACCGGTTGCGCCTATGCTGTCATCGACGAATCCGAATACGCGATTGAAGGCGATCAACGATATATACTCGTAGACGACTGCCTGCAAACATTGCAGCAGCTTGCCAATTACCACCGCCGCCAGCTGGGTACACGAGTAATCGGTATCACTGGTACCAACGGCAAGACGACTACGAAGGAACTGATCTCCGCCGTACTCTCTCAGAGCCACAACATTCTTTATACGCTAGGTAATCTGAACAACCACATCGGCGTGCCCTCTACCCTGCTCCGCCTGAAAGCGGAACACGACCTTGCCGTCATCGAGATGGGCGCCAATCATCCGGGAGAAATCAAATTCCTCAGCGAAATCGCAGAGCCGGACTGCGGTATCATCACCAATGTAGGCAAAGCCCATTTGGAAGGCTTCGGTTCTTTCGAAGGTGTGATAAAAACCAAAGGAGAACTTTATGACTTTCTCCGTAAGAAAGAAGGTTCTACCGTCTTTATCCATCACGACAATGCTTATCTGATGAACATTGCCGAAGGACTGAACCTGATCCCTTACGGCACCGAAGATGACCTTTACGTAAACGGACGAATCACCGGCAACTCCCCTTACCTCACTTTCGAATGGAAAGCGGGCAAGGATGGTAAATCCTATCAGGTTCAGACGCAACTGATCGGAGAATACAACTTCCCCAATGCACTGGCTGCCATCACCATCGGCCGCTTCTTCGGAGTGGAAGATGCAAAGATCAACGAAGCCTTAGCCGGATATACACCACAGAACAACCGCTCGCAACTAAAGAAAACGGACGATAACACACTGATCATCGACGCATACAACGCCAATCCGACCAGCATGATGGCTGCCTTACAGAACTTCCGCAACATGGAAGTTCCTCACAAAATGCTCATCCTTGGTGATATGCGCGAACTGGGTGCCGAAAGCGCTGCCGAACATCAGAAGATAGCAGACTACCTCAAAGAATGCGCGTTCGAAAAAGTATGGCTGGTAGGAGATCAGTTTGCAGCAGCAGAGCACTCCTTCCAAACCTATCCCAACGTACAGGAAGTAATAAAGGAACTGGAAGCCGACAAGCCGAAAGGATACACTATCCTGATCAAAGGGTCCAACGGAATTAAGCTCAGTTCGGTTGTAGATTATCTATAA
- a CDS encoding tetratricopeptide repeat-containing sensor histidine kinase, producing the protein MSRLSRIILGYLVSFLFIVIPAKAQKEAEVYNVDSSLYAYYQRCQEHLLEPVVLSMSDTLFRMASGQNDQRMQAVALSTRLDYYYYQANNEDSIIFYTNKVKQFAKEIQQSKYYYFAWANRLILYYLKTGRSNIALYEAEKVLKEAQAEDNKTGLMYCYNIMSQIYTIKNFDVMASEWRVKEIELTEKYKLENYNISNTYAQLANYYITHHQPEPALEALEKAVKTANSASHKILAKLTYVEYYSEFKDFSAAEKMLKECRELFDQDKRLDSLKKRFYRTEAFYYQRSKQFVKALEAVEKQKTEEQRLNEYAMSSGQYRLKGEIYRQMGRPDEAVKFLKKYIEVDDSLKIANEQLASSEYATLLNVEKLNAEKKELMLRTKEKELSNKTTLIFSLIILLAILFLFLYRESRLNRRLKASESELRNKNEELTYSREELRKARDQAEATSQMKTTFIQSMSHEIRTPLNSIIGFSQVLSDHYGNEETKEFVNIIKANTDDLLRLVTDVLALSELDQYNKLPTNIQTDINMICQLSIEVAKMQKQDTVEFLFKPEREKLIILSNPERISQLLANLAHNAIKFTTHGSIELTYSVLEAEKKLEISVTDTGIGIPKEKQEKVFERFYKMNSFSQGTGLGLSISRTIAEKLGGSLHIDSSYTDGCRMVLTLPLVYAE; encoded by the coding sequence ATGAGCCGATTGTCCCGAATTATCTTAGGATACCTTGTCTCTTTTTTGTTCATCGTTATTCCTGCAAAAGCCCAGAAAGAAGCTGAAGTTTATAACGTTGATTCCTCTTTGTATGCCTACTATCAGCGTTGCCAGGAACATTTGCTGGAACCGGTCGTGCTGAGTATGTCCGATACGCTGTTCCGTATGGCTAGCGGACAAAACGACCAGCGGATGCAGGCGGTAGCTCTCTCCACCCGGCTGGACTATTATTATTACCAGGCCAATAATGAAGACAGCATCATTTTTTATACCAATAAGGTAAAACAATTCGCTAAAGAAATACAGCAGTCCAAGTACTACTATTTCGCCTGGGCCAACCGGCTGATCCTATATTACCTGAAAACCGGAAGGAGTAACATCGCCCTCTATGAAGCCGAAAAAGTGCTGAAAGAGGCACAAGCCGAGGACAACAAGACCGGACTCATGTACTGCTACAACATCATGTCGCAGATTTACACAATCAAGAACTTTGATGTCATGGCGTCCGAATGGCGCGTGAAAGAAATCGAACTGACCGAAAAATACAAATTAGAAAACTATAATATCAGTAATACTTACGCTCAACTTGCCAATTACTACATTACGCATCATCAGCCGGAACCAGCGCTGGAAGCACTGGAAAAAGCAGTAAAAACAGCCAACTCCGCCAGCCATAAAATACTGGCAAAGCTGACATACGTAGAGTATTACAGTGAATTTAAAGATTTCTCAGCAGCGGAGAAGATGCTGAAAGAATGCAGGGAACTGTTCGACCAGGACAAAAGGCTGGACTCACTCAAAAAAAGGTTTTACCGCACAGAGGCTTTCTACTACCAGCGCAGCAAACAGTTCGTCAAGGCACTGGAAGCTGTCGAGAAGCAGAAAACCGAAGAGCAACGGCTGAATGAGTACGCCATGAGCAGCGGACAATACCGCCTCAAAGGAGAAATCTACAGACAGATGGGCAGACCGGATGAAGCGGTGAAATTTCTGAAAAAGTATATTGAAGTAGACGATTCTTTGAAAATAGCCAATGAACAACTGGCGAGCAGCGAATATGCCACGCTGCTAAATGTAGAAAAGCTCAATGCGGAGAAAAAGGAATTAATGCTTCGGACAAAAGAAAAGGAGTTGAGCAATAAAACGACGCTGATTTTTTCATTGATCATCCTGTTAGCCATCCTCTTCTTGTTCTTATATCGGGAAAGCCGTCTGAACCGGAGGCTGAAGGCCTCGGAAAGTGAATTAAGAAATAAGAACGAAGAACTGACTTATTCGAGAGAAGAACTGCGCAAAGCCAGAGATCAGGCAGAAGCGACCAGCCAGATGAAAACGACTTTTATTCAGAGTATGTCTCACGAAATACGGACACCGCTCAATTCGATCATAGGCTTCTCACAAGTATTAAGTGACCACTACGGCAATGAGGAAACGAAAGAATTCGTCAACATCATCAAAGCCAACACGGACGATCTGCTTCGACTCGTGACCGATGTGCTCGCATTGTCGGAGCTCGACCAATATAACAAGCTCCCTACAAATATCCAAACGGATATCAATATGATCTGCCAGCTATCTATCGAAGTAGCTAAAATGCAGAAACAAGACACAGTCGAATTCCTTTTCAAACCGGAAAGGGAAAAACTAATCATACTCAGCAATCCGGAACGCATTTCGCAGTTACTTGCCAATCTGGCACACAATGCGATCAAATTCACGACTCATGGCAGCATCGAACTGACTTATTCGGTATTGGAAGCAGAAAAGAAACTCGAGATCAGCGTTACCGACACCGGTATAGGAATCCCTAAGGAGAAACAGGAAAAAGTATTCGAACGCTTCTACAAAATGAACTCCTTCTCACAGGGCACGGGCCTCGGACTGTCGATCAGCCGGACGATTGCCGAAAAGTTAGGAGGCAGCCTCCACATCGATTCATCCTATACGGACGGGTGCCGGATGGTGCTGACTCTTCCTTTGGTATATGCTGAGTAA
- a CDS encoding ComEA family DNA-binding protein → MWKDFFYFTKTERQGIIVLVVLVIGVYTIPALLQAFSGPEKTDPTEQAKSEKEYNEFISSIKEAKQDKKYPVYRGRYSSPAYPKKEIRPAAFDPNTADSATFLSLGLPTWMAGNILRYRRKQGRFRRPEDFRKIYGLTEEQYRTLQPYIRIAETPVLQDTSRILVVQATAPYDTLMKYPPGTIIDLNQADTTELKKIPGIGSRIARSIVNHRRLLGGFYQIEQLGEIRLKAEKLRSWFSVDAGKIHRININKASVERMMHHPYISYYQAKVIAEYRKKKGKVRDLKQLMLYEEFTPADFERMAPYVCYD, encoded by the coding sequence ATGTGGAAAGACTTTTTTTATTTTACTAAAACCGAACGACAAGGCATTATCGTCCTTGTCGTTCTTGTTATAGGGGTATACACAATCCCCGCACTCTTGCAGGCTTTCTCCGGACCGGAGAAAACCGACCCGACTGAACAGGCGAAATCCGAAAAGGAATATAATGAATTTATCTCTTCCATAAAAGAAGCAAAGCAGGACAAGAAATATCCAGTTTACAGAGGCAGGTATTCATCGCCCGCCTATCCGAAAAAAGAAATCAGACCGGCAGCGTTCGATCCGAATACCGCCGACTCCGCCACTTTCCTCAGTCTCGGCTTGCCTACCTGGATGGCGGGCAATATTCTGCGATACCGCAGAAAGCAAGGCAGATTCCGACGTCCGGAAGACTTTCGGAAAATATACGGGCTGACGGAAGAACAATACCGGACTCTTCAACCGTATATACGCATTGCCGAAACACCGGTCCTTCAAGATACCAGCCGGATATTAGTAGTACAAGCGACTGCACCATATGATACTTTAATGAAATACCCGCCGGGCACTATCATCGACCTTAATCAGGCGGATACCACCGAACTTAAAAAGATTCCGGGGATCGGAAGCCGGATTGCCCGATCGATTGTAAACCATCGCCGGTTATTGGGAGGATTCTATCAGATAGAACAGTTAGGGGAGATTCGGTTAAAAGCGGAAAAGCTCCGTTCGTGGTTCTCCGTGGATGCTGGAAAGATTCACCGGATCAACATCAATAAGGCAAGTGTAGAGCGAATGATGCATCATCCGTACATCAGCTATTATCAAGCCAAGGTCATTGCAGAGTACCGGAAGAAGAAGGGGAAAGTAAGAGACTTGAAACAACTGATGCTTTACGAGGAATTCACACCCGCAGATTTCGAACGAATGGCGCCTTATGTTTGTTACGACTAA
- a CDS encoding cation:proton antiporter — MNLFEFNLALPITDPTWVFFLVLIIILFAPMILGRLHIPHIIGMILAGVLIGEHGFHVLDRDSSFELFGKVGLYYIMFLAGLEMDMEDFKKNRMKSVVFGLLTFLIPMALGIWSSMSMLGYGFLTAVLLASMYASHTLIAYPIISRYGLSRLRSVNITIGGTAITVTLALIILAVIGGMFKGTVDGLFWVFLVAKVAFLGFLIIFFFPRIGRWFFRKYDDSVMQFVFVLAMVFLGGGLMEFVGMEGILGAFLAGLVLNRLIPHVSPLMNRLEFVGNALFIPYFLIGVGMIIDVRSLFTGGEALKVAVVMTVVATFSKWLAAWITQKIYRMQPNERSMIFGLSNAQAAATLAAVLIGHEIIMENGERLLNDDVLNGTVVMILFTCVISSLVTERSARRFALNEDAQPEDKGAKKAMEQILIPVANPETIENLVNLALVIKDAKQKNGMIALNVINDNNSSENKELQGKRNLEKAAMIAAAADVPVTMVSRYDLNIASGIIHTIKEYEATDVVIGLHRKANIVDSFFGNLAESLLKGTHREVMIAKFLMPVNTLRRIIIAVPPKAEFETGFSKWVEHFCRMGSILGCRVHFFANERTLMRLQQLVKKKFSGTPTEFSLLEEWGDLLLLTGQVNYDHLFVVISARRGSISYDPSFERLPAQLSKYFSNNSLIILYPDQFGDPQEIVSFSDPRGYNESQHYEKVGKWFYKWFKKS; from the coding sequence ATGAACCTGTTTGAATTCAATTTAGCGTTACCGATAACCGATCCGACTTGGGTGTTTTTTCTGGTGCTAATTATCATTCTCTTTGCTCCGATGATTCTGGGGCGCCTTCATATACCTCATATTATCGGTATGATTCTGGCCGGTGTGCTGATCGGCGAACACGGATTCCATGTGCTCGACCGTGACAGCAGCTTCGAACTGTTTGGTAAAGTGGGGCTTTACTATATCATGTTCCTTGCCGGACTCGAAATGGACATGGAGGACTTCAAGAAAAACCGGATGAAGAGCGTTGTCTTCGGCTTGCTTACTTTCCTGATTCCTATGGCGCTGGGTATATGGAGCAGTATGAGCATGCTGGGATACGGTTTTCTTACCGCAGTGCTGCTCGCCAGTATGTACGCTTCTCACACTTTGATTGCTTATCCTATTATCAGCCGTTACGGATTATCCCGTCTGCGCAGTGTCAATATTACTATCGGTGGTACGGCCATTACGGTCACTCTTGCCCTTATCATCCTTGCCGTTATTGGCGGAATGTTTAAAGGCACCGTCGATGGTCTGTTCTGGGTGTTCCTCGTTGCGAAAGTAGCCTTCCTTGGTTTCCTTATTATCTTCTTCTTCCCCCGCATCGGACGCTGGTTCTTCCGGAAGTATGACGATAGCGTGATGCAGTTCGTGTTCGTGCTGGCGATGGTCTTCCTCGGAGGCGGACTGATGGAGTTTGTAGGAATGGAAGGAATTTTGGGAGCTTTCCTTGCCGGATTGGTCCTGAACCGCTTGATTCCTCATGTCTCTCCGCTGATGAACCGTCTGGAATTTGTGGGAAATGCCTTGTTCATTCCTTACTTTCTGATCGGTGTCGGTATGATTATCGATGTCAGAAGCCTGTTTACGGGGGGCGAAGCATTGAAAGTGGCGGTAGTCATGACAGTGGTAGCTACTTTCAGTAAATGGCTTGCCGCATGGATCACGCAGAAGATTTACCGTATGCAGCCCAATGAACGCAGCATGATCTTCGGACTCAGTAATGCACAGGCGGCGGCTACGCTGGCAGCGGTGCTGATCGGGCACGAAATTATCATGGAAAACGGAGAGCGTCTGCTCAATGATGACGTACTGAACGGTACGGTCGTGATGATCCTTTTCACCTGTGTCATCAGTTCGCTGGTAACGGAACGTTCCGCCCGCCGGTTTGCACTGAACGAAGATGCGCAGCCCGAAGATAAGGGAGCGAAGAAAGCGATGGAGCAGATTCTGATTCCGGTAGCTAATCCGGAAACGATTGAGAACCTGGTGAATCTCGCCCTGGTGATCAAGGATGCCAAGCAGAAGAATGGCATGATTGCCCTGAATGTGATTAATGACAATAACAGCTCGGAGAATAAGGAACTGCAAGGCAAGCGGAATCTCGAAAAAGCCGCAATGATTGCCGCTGCCGCCGATGTACCGGTGACGATGGTAAGCCGCTACGATCTGAACATTGCTTCGGGGATTATACATACGATTAAGGAATATGAGGCTACGGATGTAGTGATCGGTCTGCACCGCAAGGCGAATATCGTCGATTCCTTCTTTGGCAACCTTGCCGAAAGCCTGCTGAAAGGTACTCACCGCGAAGTGATGATAGCCAAATTCCTGATGCCGGTCAATACGCTCCGCCGCATCATCATCGCCGTTCCGCCCAAAGCCGAATTTGAAACCGGTTTTTCCAAATGGGTAGAGCATTTCTGCCGGATGGGAAGCATTCTCGGCTGCCGTGTGCACTTCTTTGCCAACGAACGTACACTGATGCGTCTGCAACAACTGGTGAAGAAGAAATTCAGCGGTACCCCGACCGAATTTTCTCTGCTCGAAGAGTGGGGCGACCTTCTGCTGCTGACCGGACAGGTGAACTACGATCATTTATTCGTTGTCATCTCTGCCCGTCGGGGTTCTATCTCGTATGATCCGTCCTTTGAACGTCTGCCGGCACAGCTGAGCAAGTATTTCTCCAACAACAGTCTGATTATCCTGTACCCCGACCAGTTCGGCGATCCGCAGGAGATTGTGTCTTTCTCCGACCCGCGTGGTTACAACGAATCGCAGCATTATGAAAAGGTGGGCAAATGGTTTTATAAATGGTTTAAGAAAAGCTGA
- a CDS encoding ABC transporter ATP-binding protein — MIKLEGITKSFGSLQVLKGIDLEINKGEIVSIVGPSGAGKTTLLQIMGTLDEPDAGTVAIDGTVVSRMKEKELSAFRNKNIGFVFQFHQLLPEFTALENVMIPAFIAGVSSKEANERAMEILAFMGLTDRASHKPNELSGGEKQRVAVARALINHPAVILADEPSGSLDTHNKEDLHQLFFDLRDRLGQTFVIVTHDEGLAKITDRTVHMVDGTIKKD; from the coding sequence ATGATAAAATTAGAAGGAATAACCAAGAGTTTTGGTTCTTTGCAGGTGCTGAAAGGCATTGATCTGGAAATCAATAAAGGTGAGATCGTCAGTATCGTAGGACCTAGCGGAGCCGGAAAAACGACTCTCTTACAGATCATGGGAACGCTTGACGAACCGGATGCGGGCACGGTGGCGATTGACGGAACGGTAGTCAGCCGGATGAAGGAGAAAGAACTGTCCGCTTTCCGCAATAAGAATATCGGTTTTGTGTTTCAGTTTCATCAGCTTCTGCCGGAGTTTACCGCGTTGGAGAATGTGATGATCCCCGCATTTATCGCCGGAGTATCGTCTAAGGAAGCAAACGAACGTGCTATGGAGATACTGGCTTTCATGGGACTCACCGACCGTGCTTCCCATAAGCCGAACGAACTGTCGGGAGGAGAGAAGCAACGGGTGGCCGTAGCACGTGCCTTGATTAACCATCCGGCAGTCATCCTTGCGGACGAACCTTCCGGAAGTCTCGATACACATAATAAAGAAGATTTACACCAATTGTTCTTCGACCTGAGGGACCGGTTGGGACAGACTTTCGTCATCGTTACCCATGATGAAGGACTGGCCAAAATCACCGATAGAACGGTACATATGGTGGATGGCACAATTAAAAAAGATTAA
- a CDS encoding tRNA threonylcarbamoyladenosine dehydratase — translation MEENNWQQRTELLLGEEKMKRIRASHVLVVGLGGVGAYAAEMLCRAGVGRMTIVDADTVQPANMNRQLPAMHSTLGMPKAEVLAARYKDINPDIELTVLPVYLKDENIPELLDSAKFDFIVDAIDTISPKCFLIYEAMKRHIKIVSSMGAGAKSDITQICFADLWDTYHCGLSKAVRKRLQKMGVKRKLPVVFSTEQADPKAVLLTDDERNKKSTCGTVSYMPAVFGCYLAEYVIKRI, via the coding sequence ATGGAAGAAAATAACTGGCAACAACGGACAGAACTCCTGTTGGGAGAAGAGAAAATGAAGCGCATCCGTGCTTCGCATGTATTGGTTGTCGGGCTGGGAGGCGTGGGGGCGTATGCTGCCGAAATGCTTTGCCGGGCTGGGGTAGGCAGGATGACGATTGTAGACGCGGATACCGTGCAGCCTGCCAATATGAACCGTCAGCTTCCTGCCATGCACTCCACCCTGGGGATGCCGAAAGCGGAAGTGTTGGCGGCACGCTACAAAGACATCAATCCGGATATTGAACTGACCGTTTTACCCGTCTATCTGAAAGACGAGAACATCCCCGAACTGTTGGACTCTGCTAAGTTTGACTTCATAGTGGATGCCATCGATACGATCAGCCCCAAATGCTTTCTGATTTATGAAGCGATGAAGCGTCATATAAAGATTGTTTCCAGCATGGGCGCAGGCGCGAAGAGCGATATTACGCAGATTTGCTTTGCCGATCTTTGGGATACCTATCACTGCGGACTCAGCAAAGCGGTGCGGAAGCGTTTGCAGAAAATGGGAGTAAAGCGTAAACTTCCCGTCGTATTCAGTACCGAACAGGCGGACCCGAAAGCGGTATTGCTCACGGATGACGAACGGAATAAGAAATCGACCTGCGGAACGGTCAGCTATATGCCGGCAGTCTTCGGCTGCTATCTGGCGGAATATGTCATTAAACGAATCTAA